In one window of Methanolobus mangrovi DNA:
- a CDS encoding phosphoadenosine phosphosulfate reductase domain-containing protein codes for MVSMKKGRSFSDKSKTSPLKSVNSSSRVNKALDSKIPKRDPAQKKPAQRYASNEKDYIFWCMDCNVPLIEKGCNTCGKEGNKIDLSQPADVRFCSPYERSVLHDLLLSSFAYDPLAERVVLLNKIPGDDKNDEVIVDGLFFGTLRFDMQRMDYVFEPSVSGAHILQVYTNQKTVVLKKNSRHLNGKKVNYDLVESVSSDVRSNDIILVRSSNLTGFGVAYCDAKDAPSADGPVIRVRKIDSQQVSLNPKNSTMDDVIAANVSHIRLIGKNAMNTIKGIASQKDYKDLPVNVSFSGGKDSLVVLDLTLSALKNREVQAFFLNTGIEFPETVKFAHNYCWDSNIKLIEKKAVSDFWENVDSFGPPAKDFRWCCKICKLAPANAAIEECLEKAPTCITVDGKRRYESFSRANISTSEKNPFVPGQLNIFPIKDWKAIEVWLYIYWRKLDYNPLYDLGFERVGCYLCPAALSAEYKRLKVLHPQLHERWESFLMQWAEKNGLSDKFIEHGLWRWKELPPKMLKLCEEMGISPSASVSDSSFTINITSGISPCKAGGYSIEASIHGFSMKRTSDVMNIIGKTVFSEELGLLMVRTDSSAVKIFSSGSLVVNSENKAAADSLFREVSRQLLKAHRCTGCGICLKVCPVNAIAIKDGYAQINDSCIRCGKCTDSCVVLKYADKLS; via the coding sequence ATGGTATCAATGAAAAAAGGCAGGTCTTTTTCGGATAAATCCAAAACCTCACCCCTCAAGAGTGTAAATTCTTCTTCCAGAGTAAACAAAGCTCTTGATAGTAAAATACCAAAGAGAGATCCTGCTCAAAAAAAGCCGGCTCAGAGATATGCAAGTAACGAGAAGGATTACATCTTCTGGTGTATGGATTGTAATGTTCCCCTGATCGAAAAAGGCTGTAATACTTGTGGAAAAGAAGGCAATAAGATTGATCTGTCACAGCCGGCAGATGTGAGATTCTGTTCTCCGTATGAACGAAGTGTTCTCCATGATCTGCTTTTATCTTCCTTTGCCTATGACCCATTGGCTGAGAGGGTCGTTCTACTGAATAAAATACCAGGAGACGATAAGAACGATGAGGTCATAGTCGATGGTCTGTTCTTTGGCACGCTCCGTTTTGATATGCAAAGAATGGACTACGTTTTCGAGCCATCAGTTTCAGGAGCACACATCCTTCAGGTGTATACCAATCAGAAAACCGTAGTCCTGAAAAAGAATTCCAGACATCTCAATGGTAAAAAGGTGAATTATGACCTTGTAGAATCTGTTTCTTCCGATGTCCGGTCGAATGATATCATTCTTGTAAGGTCAAGCAACCTAACAGGATTTGGTGTAGCATACTGCGATGCAAAGGATGCACCTTCTGCAGATGGTCCTGTGATAAGGGTTCGAAAGATAGATTCTCAGCAGGTTTCATTGAATCCTAAAAATTCCACAATGGATGATGTGATAGCTGCAAATGTATCTCACATACGTCTTATTGGAAAGAATGCCATGAATACAATAAAGGGCATTGCCAGTCAGAAAGATTACAAAGACCTGCCTGTCAATGTATCCTTCAGTGGCGGAAAGGATAGTCTTGTGGTGCTTGACCTGACTCTGAGTGCACTTAAGAACAGGGAAGTCCAGGCTTTTTTCCTGAATACTGGTATTGAATTCCCTGAAACTGTGAAATTTGCTCACAATTATTGTTGGGATAGCAACATCAAATTGATCGAAAAGAAGGCAGTGTCTGATTTCTGGGAAAATGTGGATTCATTCGGTCCTCCTGCAAAGGATTTCCGATGGTGTTGTAAGATATGCAAACTTGCTCCTGCAAATGCAGCCATAGAGGAATGTCTTGAGAAGGCTCCCACATGCATAACTGTGGATGGTAAAAGAAGATACGAGTCTTTTTCCAGGGCCAATATTTCCACAAGTGAAAAGAATCCATTTGTTCCCGGCCAGCTCAATATTTTTCCCATAAAAGACTGGAAGGCAATAGAGGTCTGGTTGTACATCTATTGGAGGAAGCTTGACTATAATCCGCTTTATGACCTTGGATTTGAAAGGGTAGGATGCTACCTGTGTCCTGCAGCCCTTTCAGCAGAATACAAGCGCCTTAAGGTCCTGCATCCTCAATTACATGAACGGTGGGAATCGTTCCTTATGCAGTGGGCAGAAAAGAATGGACTGTCCGATAAATTCATAGAGCATGGCTTATGGAGGTGGAAAGAACTCCCTCCCAAGATGCTAAAACTCTGTGAGGAAATGGGAATATCTCCATCTGCAAGTGTTAGTGACTCATCATTCACTATCAATATCACTTCAGGAATATCTCCATGTAAGGCTGGTGGTTATAGTATTGAAGCTTCGATACATGGTTTTTCCATGAAAAGAACTTCGGATGTAATGAACATCATCGGAAAAACAGTTTTTTCAGAAGAACTTGGTCTTCTGATGGTACGGACTGATTCATCCGCGGTGAAGATATTCTCATCCGGGAGCCTTGTGGTAAATTCTGAAAATAAGGCTGCTGCAGATTCTCTTTTCAGGGAAGTATCGCGCCAGTTATTGAAAGCTCACAGGTGTACGGGCTGTGGAATATGCCTTAAAGTCTGTCCGGTGAATGCTATTGCTATAAAAGATGGTTATGCACAGATAAATGATAGTTGTATCAGGTGTGGTAAATGCACGGATTCATGTGTAGTGCTCAAATATGCGGATAAATTATCCTGA
- a CDS encoding AI-2E family transporter encodes MINQDGLSRIIDSKWKLVSLIAVFSLSVLFVYILFPLADGIVLGLVFAYIARPIFMKLKRFRKTAALVATMCIVVPVVFIIGSGVIEILRQMVWVIENQGYVINTAFDFFRSIDIPARYTADVQQMIWNISTSFFQLLSKIGIISYAQNLMMFAINLLVAIFLCYFLLADGDGLYRSVLRIVPTEYKPTAIRYLFHLDVILQGVFIGNASAALIASVLSLAVFYAFGFSHVLALSALIFVASVIPMFAGYMVLLALSLYRYLDMGLESAVVFFVVSSIIIYGPPELFLRPYLSSIKSQIHPFLILLAFMGGAFVGGIAGFFMAPIVLGAIIAAYRVYTGNDGPVCAQKNAHFCEKEVAE; translated from the coding sequence ATGATAAATCAGGATGGGCTTTCGCGTATAATCGATAGTAAGTGGAAACTAGTTTCTCTTATAGCAGTTTTCTCCCTGTCAGTCCTGTTCGTGTACATACTCTTCCCCCTTGCTGACGGTATTGTTCTTGGCCTTGTATTTGCCTATATTGCCCGCCCAATTTTCATGAAACTGAAAAGATTCAGGAAGACTGCAGCTCTTGTGGCAACGATGTGCATAGTTGTTCCGGTTGTATTCATAATCGGTTCCGGAGTAATTGAAATACTTCGTCAGATGGTGTGGGTAATTGAAAACCAGGGTTATGTCATTAATACAGCATTTGATTTTTTCAGGTCTATAGACATACCTGCAAGATACACTGCCGATGTACAACAAATGATATGGAATATTTCCACATCTTTCTTTCAACTGCTGAGCAAGATTGGAATTATATCGTATGCTCAAAATCTGATGATGTTCGCTATAAACCTGCTTGTTGCAATATTCTTATGTTACTTTTTACTTGCAGATGGTGATGGTCTTTACAGGTCCGTATTGCGGATAGTTCCAACTGAATACAAGCCTACTGCTATACGATACTTATTTCATCTTGATGTGATTTTGCAGGGTGTTTTCATAGGGAATGCTTCAGCGGCATTGATTGCAAGTGTTCTTTCTCTGGCGGTTTTCTATGCATTTGGGTTTAGCCATGTACTTGCGCTGTCCGCCCTTATATTCGTTGCATCCGTTATTCCTATGTTTGCAGGTTACATGGTTCTGCTTGCTTTATCTTTATATCGTTATCTGGATATGGGTCTTGAAAGTGCAGTAGTGTTTTTCGTCGTTTCATCCATAATCATCTATGGCCCTCCTGAACTCTTCCTGCGTCCTTACCTTTCAAGTATTAAATCCCAGATACATCCTTTCCTTATACTCCTGGCATTTATGGGTGGTGCGTTTGTAGGTGGTATTGCAGGTTTCTTCATGGCTCCTATTGTATTGGGTGCGATAATCGCAGCATACCGGGTTTATACGGGCAATGACGGGCCGGTTTGTGCACAGAAAAATGCTCATTTTTGCGAAAAAGAAGTTGCAGAATGA
- a CDS encoding threonine--tRNA ligase gives MQLLLIHSDYIEYEVKKSTPVAEKIEESFKKGRLEEALTAFIAVEKVDESNVEGAISKAVEEIKNVASQVKAENIMVYPYAHLSSDLSSPKAGVAVLKGIEEALSGEFTVKRAPFGWYKAFKISCKGHPLSELSRSIVPDEVASGSESSSCLAPVKEEVVSEALKAESTAKSYWHVLTPDGTLHDATNFDFTGHENLGKFVDYEISKKRAVEKAPPHVELMRRLEIADYEPGSDSGNMRYYPKGRLMKSLLENYVLEESAKVGAMEVETPLMYDMNHPTLKKYLDRFPARQYSIESDKRQLFLRFAACFGQFLMNHDMTISYKNLPLKMVEMTRYSFRKEQRGELVGLRRLRAFTMPDMHSLCADMDNAISQFDEQYNMCISVLDKIGIKVDDFEVAIRFTRDFYNENKDFITNLAKTVDKPVLIEMWDTRFFYFVLKFEFNFVDALAKASALSTVQIDVENAERYDINYIDSNGNANKPVILHCSPSGAIERCIYGLLEKEAMKAEEGGVPILPLWLSPTQVRVIPIAEKHMDYALKVSEQLNCRVDIDDRDDTVGKKIREAGREWIPYVVVVGDSEVENGTINVTIRAESQPKSPVKVEMTSEELNARISSEVQGMPYKGLCLAKMLSQRPKFI, from the coding sequence ATGCAATTATTACTGATCCATTCTGATTATATTGAATACGAAGTGAAAAAGAGCACCCCGGTTGCTGAAAAAATAGAAGAGTCCTTTAAAAAAGGCAGACTCGAAGAAGCTCTTACTGCATTTATCGCAGTGGAAAAAGTAGATGAGTCCAACGTAGAGGGTGCTATCTCAAAAGCTGTAGAAGAGATAAAAAACGTGGCTTCACAGGTCAAAGCGGAAAACATAATGGTATATCCGTATGCTCACCTGAGTTCTGATCTATCTTCTCCAAAGGCGGGAGTTGCTGTCCTGAAAGGTATAGAAGAAGCACTTTCCGGGGAATTCACTGTTAAGAGGGCACCATTCGGATGGTACAAGGCTTTCAAAATAAGCTGTAAAGGCCATCCGCTTTCCGAGCTATCACGTTCAATAGTTCCTGATGAAGTTGCTTCAGGTTCAGAATCATCTTCATGTCTGGCACCCGTAAAGGAAGAAGTGGTGTCCGAAGCTCTCAAAGCCGAGAGCACAGCAAAATCATACTGGCATGTCCTAACTCCGGATGGAACTTTGCATGATGCAACTAACTTTGATTTTACAGGACATGAGAATCTCGGAAAGTTTGTGGACTATGAGATTTCCAAGAAGAGGGCTGTTGAAAAGGCACCACCACATGTTGAGCTGATGCGCAGGTTGGAAATAGCTGATTATGAACCGGGATCGGATTCCGGTAATATGCGCTATTATCCGAAAGGCCGCCTGATGAAATCACTGCTGGAGAACTATGTGCTTGAGGAGTCTGCAAAAGTTGGTGCAATGGAGGTCGAGACACCTCTTATGTATGATATGAATCACCCGACTCTGAAAAAGTATCTTGACAGGTTCCCTGCCCGCCAGTATTCTATTGAATCTGACAAGAGGCAGCTTTTCCTCAGGTTCGCCGCCTGCTTTGGTCAGTTCCTTATGAACCATGACATGACCATTTCCTACAAGAATCTGCCATTGAAAATGGTAGAGATGACCAGGTACAGTTTCAGGAAGGAGCAGCGTGGGGAACTTGTGGGTCTGAGACGTCTGCGTGCTTTCACAATGCCTGACATGCACAGCCTGTGTGCAGATATGGACAATGCAATATCCCAGTTTGATGAGCAGTACAATATGTGCATCTCTGTTCTGGACAAGATTGGTATCAAGGTTGACGACTTTGAAGTTGCTATCCGTTTTACCAGGGATTTCTACAATGAGAACAAGGATTTCATTACAAACCTTGCAAAGACTGTGGACAAGCCTGTACTTATTGAGATGTGGGATACTCGTTTCTTCTACTTCGTACTTAAATTCGAGTTCAATTTCGTTGATGCTCTTGCAAAGGCAAGTGCGCTTTCAACTGTGCAGATAGATGTTGAAAATGCTGAAAGGTATGACATCAACTATATAGATTCCAATGGAAATGCCAACAAGCCTGTGATCCTTCACTGCTCCCCAAGTGGTGCAATTGAGCGCTGTATCTATGGCCTGCTTGAAAAAGAAGCAATGAAGGCCGAAGAGGGTGGAGTTCCTATTTTGCCATTATGGCTTTCTCCTACTCAGGTAAGAGTAATACCTATAGCAGAAAAGCACATGGATTATGCTTTAAAGGTATCTGAGCAACTTAACTGTCGTGTTGATATTGATGACAGGGACGATACCGTAGGTAAGAAAATACGTGAGGCAGGACGTGAATGGATTCCTTATGTTGTAGTTGTTGGTGACAGTGAGGTAGAGAATGGTACGATCAATGTAACCATCCGCGCAGAATCTCAGCCAAAGAGCCCTGTGAAGGTAGAAATGACCTCTGAAGAATTAAATGCCAGAATCTCATCTGAGGTTCAAGGAATGCCTTATAAAGGTCTGTGTCTGGCAAAAATGCTTAGTCAGAGGCCAAAATTCATATAA
- a CDS encoding acylphosphatase → MQGEISNAEERSSATILVRGRVQGVYFRKFTVENARKLGLTGFAQNMPDGSVKVFAEGEKSSIQELIVFLHTGPAQARVDGLEISWSSFASEFQDFSIKR, encoded by the coding sequence ATGCAGGGTGAGATATCTAATGCAGAGGAACGTTCCTCTGCAACAATACTTGTCAGGGGAAGGGTGCAGGGAGTCTATTTTCGTAAATTCACTGTAGAAAATGCAAGAAAACTGGGTCTGACAGGATTTGCGCAGAACATGCCGGATGGAAGTGTTAAGGTCTTTGCTGAAGGTGAAAAATCCTCCATACAGGAGCTGATCGTTTTTCTGCATACGGGCCCTGCCCAGGCCAGAGTTGATGGTCTTGAGATCTCATGGTCTTCTTTTGCTTCAGAATTCCAGGATTTCAGCATTAAACGGTAG
- the thiI gene encoding tRNA uracil 4-sulfurtransferase ThiI, with translation MGNIIIVRYGELALKSTGVRNFYERTLVKNISAMLDHRGIPYSRIMREWGRIFIETEDIRAAKAAADVFGVVSASFAQETDATIESAGDLCAKLADTFVTEGQSFAIRARRTGNHSFSSREIGMKCGDAVWNMLEAKGITPSVDLSNPDREIFVEMRQSKAYVFTESIEGVGGLPLGTQGKMISLVSGGIDSPVSTWLMMKRGVEVVPVYCNNSPYNEDAAHKRTMDCLKALQEWCPSHPFKAYEVPNGSNLGNFIDKCSKNKTCLLCKRTMYRIAAEIMKKEDASGIVTGSSLGQVASQTAANMYAEIYGLCLPIYHPLIGLDKNEIIDIARKIGTFDISIQPAGSCQAVPIHPEVKAGFDSLIAEEEKIDIDDLVRKSIENARIMDLTI, from the coding sequence ATGGGAAACATAATCATTGTAAGATATGGTGAACTTGCCTTAAAGAGCACGGGCGTTCGTAACTTTTATGAAAGGACTCTGGTGAAAAATATATCCGCAATGCTGGATCACCGTGGTATACCTTATTCCCGGATAATGCGTGAATGGGGAAGAATATTCATCGAAACCGAAGATATAAGGGCTGCAAAAGCAGCAGCAGATGTTTTTGGAGTTGTGTCTGCTTCTTTTGCGCAAGAGACGGATGCCACAATTGAGTCTGCAGGTGACTTATGTGCAAAGCTTGCGGATACTTTTGTTACTGAGGGCCAGTCATTTGCTATCAGGGCCAGACGCACAGGTAACCATAGTTTTTCATCACGTGAGATTGGCATGAAATGTGGTGATGCAGTATGGAATATGCTGGAGGCAAAAGGTATTACTCCTTCTGTGGACCTATCAAATCCTGACCGGGAAATATTCGTGGAAATGCGCCAGAGCAAGGCATACGTTTTCACAGAATCAATAGAAGGTGTAGGTGGACTTCCATTGGGAACTCAGGGTAAAATGATATCTCTTGTTTCAGGAGGAATTGATTCTCCGGTTTCCACATGGCTCATGATGAAAAGAGGTGTGGAGGTTGTGCCTGTTTATTGTAATAATTCTCCTTATAATGAAGACGCTGCCCATAAGCGCACAATGGATTGTCTAAAAGCGCTTCAGGAATGGTGTCCAAGTCATCCTTTCAAGGCATATGAAGTTCCAAACGGTTCCAACCTTGGGAATTTTATAGATAAATGTTCTAAGAACAAAACATGCCTTCTCTGTAAACGTACCATGTACAGGATAGCTGCTGAAATAATGAAAAAAGAAGATGCTTCAGGTATAGTTACCGGTTCATCTCTTGGCCAGGTAGCTTCCCAGACGGCAGCTAATATGTATGCTGAAATCTACGGTCTTTGTCTTCCTATATATCATCCGTTGATAGGTCTTGACAAAAATGAGATAATAGATATTGCAAGAAAGATAGGTACTTTTGACATATCCATCCAGCCTGCTGGAAGTTGTCAGGCAGTCCCGATACATCCTGAGGTAAAAGCTGGTTTTGACTCACTGATTGCAGAGGAAGAAAAAATCGATATTGATGATCTTGTTCGCAAGTCAATTGAAAATGCAAGAATTATGGATCTGACCATCTGA